In a genomic window of Pseudomonas oryzihabitans:
- a CDS encoding DUF1810 domain-containing protein, producing MPASPDLQRFIDAQATTYATALAEIRAGRKRSHWMWFVFPQLAGLGRSETAQRYAIASRDEASAYLAHPVLGPRLREITAATLEHPELSATTLFGQPDDLKFHSSLTLFAAVAEDPEPFRQALKTFFAGQPDEATLTRLC from the coding sequence ATGCCCGCCTCACCCGATCTGCAACGCTTCATCGATGCCCAGGCGACCACCTATGCAACCGCCCTGGCGGAGATCCGCGCCGGCCGCAAGCGTAGCCACTGGATGTGGTTCGTCTTTCCACAGCTCGCCGGGCTCGGCCGTAGCGAGACGGCGCAGCGCTACGCCATCGCCTCTCGCGACGAGGCCAGCGCCTACCTGGCGCACCCCGTCCTGGGCCCGCGCCTGCGAGAGATCACTGCAGCGACGCTGGAACATCCAGAGTTGTCCGCCACGACTCTGTTCGGGCAGCCGGACGATCTCAAGTTCCACTCCAGCCTCACCCTCTTCGCCGCCGTGGCCGAAGATCCCGAACCCTTTCGCCAGGCACTGAAGACCTTTTTCGCCGGCCAGCCGGACGAGGCCACCCTGACGCGGCTTTGTTAG
- a CDS encoding alpha/beta fold hydrolase, giving the protein MTATDSLPLVLLPGLLCDERLWATQAADLADTCPVQIPDLTRDDGIAAMARRVLAEAPPRFALGALSMGGYVAFEILRQAPERVARLALFDTMASPDAPERATQRRAMLELAERGRFLGISPQLLPRLIHASRLGTPVADTVLAMGKAVGKEAFLRQQRSIIERVDSRPTLAQIQIPTLIVVGAQDQLTPPAEAELMHAGIQGSRLVVLDDCGHLPPLELPERTTALLREWLA; this is encoded by the coding sequence ATGACAGCTACCGATTCGCTACCTCTGGTCCTGCTGCCCGGCCTGCTCTGTGACGAGCGTCTCTGGGCCACCCAGGCCGCCGACCTGGCCGATACCTGCCCCGTGCAGATTCCCGATCTCACCCGGGATGACGGTATCGCCGCCATGGCCCGCCGGGTGCTGGCCGAGGCGCCACCGCGCTTCGCCCTGGGCGCCCTGTCCATGGGCGGCTACGTGGCCTTCGAGATCCTGCGCCAGGCCCCGGAGCGGGTGGCGCGGCTGGCCCTGTTCGATACCATGGCCAGCCCGGACGCCCCCGAGCGCGCTACCCAGCGCCGCGCCATGCTCGAACTGGCCGAGCGCGGTCGCTTCCTCGGCATCAGCCCGCAGCTCCTGCCCCGCTTGATCCATGCCTCGCGCCTGGGCACCCCGGTGGCCGACACCGTCCTGGCCATGGGCAAGGCGGTGGGCAAGGAAGCCTTTCTGCGCCAGCAGCGGTCGATCATCGAGCGTGTCGACTCGCGTCCGACCCTGGCGCAGATCCAGATACCAACGCTGATCGTGGTCGGCGCCCAGGACCAACTCACCCCGCCTGCCGAAGCCGAACTCATGCACGCCGGCATCCAGGGCTCGCGCCTGGTGGTGCTGGACGACTGCGGTCACCTGCCACCGCTGGAGTTGCCGGAGCGGACCACGGCGCTGTTGCGGGAGTGGTTGGCCTAA
- a CDS encoding serine/threonine protein kinase: MSHPFENLSPDLVIDAIESLGYLSDARVLALNSYENRVYQIGIEGETPLIAKFYRPDRWSDAAILEEHAFSAELEEHEVPVVAPLRRDGQTLFNHAGFRFALFPRRGGRAPEPGDLNQLHRLGQLLGRLHAVGASRPFQHRETLDVQGYGHASLDTLLTGDFIPKSLLPAYESVARDLLLRLDELFDGVSYDLIRLHGDCHPGNLLCRDDAYHIVDLDDCRHGPAMQDLWMLLAGDRQERLTQLSELVDGYEEFHDFQPRELALIEGLRTLRLMHYSAWLARRWDDPAFPKSFPWFGSERYWGDQILTLREQRAALDEAPLRLF; this comes from the coding sequence ATGTCTCATCCATTCGAAAATCTGAGTCCCGACCTCGTCATCGACGCCATCGAAAGCCTGGGCTATCTCAGCGATGCCCGGGTCTTGGCGCTCAACAGCTATGAAAACCGCGTCTACCAGATCGGCATCGAGGGCGAGACCCCGCTGATCGCCAAGTTCTATCGCCCGGATCGCTGGAGCGACGCGGCCATTCTCGAGGAGCATGCCTTTTCCGCTGAACTCGAAGAGCACGAGGTACCGGTGGTCGCCCCGTTGCGGCGCGATGGCCAGACGCTGTTCAACCACGCCGGCTTTCGCTTCGCGCTCTTCCCCCGCCGCGGCGGCCGCGCGCCGGAGCCGGGCGATCTCAACCAGTTGCACCGCCTGGGCCAGTTGCTCGGTCGCCTGCATGCCGTAGGCGCCAGCCGCCCCTTCCAGCACCGCGAAACGCTGGATGTGCAGGGCTACGGCCATGCCTCCCTGGATACGCTGCTGACTGGCGATTTCATTCCCAAGAGCCTGCTGCCCGCCTATGAATCGGTGGCGCGCGACCTACTGCTGCGGCTCGACGAACTCTTCGATGGCGTCAGCTACGACCTTATCCGCCTGCACGGCGACTGCCACCCCGGCAACCTGCTCTGCCGGGACGACGCCTACCACATCGTCGACCTCGACGACTGCCGTCATGGCCCGGCCATGCAGGATCTGTGGATGCTCCTGGCCGGCGATCGCCAGGAGCGGCTGACGCAACTGTCCGAACTGGTGGATGGCTACGAAGAATTCCACGACTTCCAGCCGCGCGAGCTGGCGCTGATCGAGGGCCTGCGCACCCTGCGCCTGATGCACTACAGCGCCTGGCTGGCACGCCGCTGGGACGACCCGGCCTTTCCCAAGAGCTTTCCCTGGTTCGGCAGCGAACGCTATTGGGGCGACCAGATCCTCACCCTGCGCGAGCAGCGCGCCGCACTGGACGAGGCGCCGCTCAGGTTGTTCTAG
- a CDS encoding TolC family outer membrane protein, with protein sequence MLQRWVLLVILMYAGRSAISATAIDSSNALDIWQLYQGVMASDPRILGADAQIQAGAGQERSALGQLLPQLRGGASTSRIKRSEGTQTLFYDGQTYNLSLTQALYNPEAWRSFKKYAELTQQYRSQAEDARIQSAVDLAQRYFAVLAAEDELQLAKAERDATRRNLDRVSALFERHLATITDKLQLAARVDSLETAEIESRNQIQVAREALAELLGREVYQPLKRIDERTLFTALPGSEMDWVSAAIAHNPALKARQSALNSAEQAIDEAKAGHLPTLSLAFGAQRSDFAYENVIAPDKVDTLSASVNLQVPLYSGGSVSARTRGLYGSREVAEQDYEALRRQVVKETKTAYLKSYGNLRKIASARKALESAAKSREATEMSFAYGTVTAVDVLDAVRQEYLSRRDYLQAQYDFITNQLVLLRWSGDFSTADIQRVNSWLVAPSVASNGADKKGH encoded by the coding sequence ATGCTCCAGCGATGGGTGTTGTTGGTCATCCTGATGTATGCGGGACGTTCAGCTATTTCAGCCACAGCGATAGACAGTTCCAACGCACTGGATATCTGGCAGCTCTATCAGGGCGTCATGGCGTCTGATCCGCGTATCCTGGGTGCGGATGCGCAAATCCAGGCAGGTGCTGGTCAGGAGCGTAGCGCTCTGGGCCAATTACTGCCCCAGCTCAGGGGCGGCGCTTCCACCAGCCGCATCAAACGCTCCGAGGGAACCCAAACGCTGTTCTACGATGGGCAGACCTATAACTTGAGCCTGACCCAGGCGCTTTACAACCCTGAAGCTTGGCGTAGCTTCAAGAAGTATGCAGAGCTCACCCAGCAGTATCGTTCTCAAGCGGAGGATGCGCGCATACAGTCAGCTGTTGATCTGGCCCAACGCTACTTTGCGGTTTTGGCCGCGGAAGATGAACTGCAGCTGGCAAAAGCCGAACGTGATGCGACACGCCGTAACCTGGATCGTGTCTCGGCGCTGTTTGAACGTCATTTGGCGACCATCACCGACAAGCTGCAGCTCGCCGCCCGCGTCGATAGTCTGGAGACGGCTGAGATCGAATCCAGAAACCAGATTCAGGTGGCGCGTGAAGCGCTTGCCGAGTTGCTTGGGCGCGAGGTCTACCAGCCTCTCAAAAGGATTGATGAGCGGACGCTGTTCACCGCTTTGCCAGGCTCGGAAATGGATTGGGTGAGCGCTGCGATCGCCCATAATCCTGCCTTGAAAGCTCGGCAGAGTGCGCTGAACTCCGCCGAGCAAGCGATCGATGAAGCCAAGGCGGGTCATTTACCCACCTTGAGCCTCGCATTCGGCGCCCAGCGTAGCGACTTCGCCTACGAGAACGTCATAGCACCTGACAAAGTGGATACTTTATCCGCCAGTGTTAACTTGCAGGTTCCGCTCTACAGTGGTGGCTCGGTCAGTGCCCGTACCCGTGGCCTTTACGGTTCGCGAGAGGTTGCTGAACAGGACTACGAGGCGCTACGTCGCCAAGTGGTCAAGGAAACCAAGACCGCCTATCTCAAGAGCTATGGCAACCTGCGCAAGATTGCCTCAGCGCGCAAAGCGTTGGAGTCGGCCGCCAAATCGAGGGAGGCCACCGAGATGTCCTTCGCCTATGGAACCGTCACGGCGGTCGACGTGCTTGACGCTGTACGCCAGGAATACCTCAGTAGGCGCGATTACCTCCAAGCGCAGTACGACTTCATTACCAACCAGCTCGTGTTATTGAGATGGAGTGGAGACTTTTCCACAGCCGACATTCAACGAGTCAATAGTTGGCTGGTTGCTCCTTCTGTAGCGAGCAACGGTGCGGACAAGAAAGGCCACTGA
- a CDS encoding isocitrate lyase/PEP mutase family protein: MTNQREKFARFQHLHALDEAFVIPNPWDAGSARLLTSLGFEALATSSAGYAFAKGKRDSSATLSREELLANAAEIVAATHLPVSADLEAGFGAAPETCAETVRLACDVGLVGGSIEDATGDPVSPLYDFSLAVERIQAAAEAARGRPFLLTARAENYLCGRPDLDDTIRRLQAFSAVGADVLYAPGLPDLESIRMVCAAVDKPVNVVMGLAGPTFSVAELSAVGVRRISVGGSFARAAFGALLRAAQEVRTQGTFGYAREAIPGATLAALLAAEEQKG; encoded by the coding sequence ATGACGAACCAACGCGAAAAATTCGCCCGCTTCCAGCATCTGCACGCCCTCGACGAGGCTTTCGTCATTCCCAACCCTTGGGATGCAGGTTCTGCACGGCTGCTGACCAGCCTGGGGTTCGAGGCGCTGGCCACCAGCAGTGCCGGTTATGCCTTCGCCAAGGGTAAGCGCGACTCCAGCGCCACCCTTAGCCGCGAGGAGCTGCTGGCCAATGCCGCGGAAATCGTTGCCGCGACCCACCTGCCGGTATCGGCCGATCTGGAGGCAGGCTTTGGCGCCGCGCCGGAGACCTGCGCCGAGACCGTCCGCCTGGCCTGTGACGTAGGCCTGGTCGGTGGCTCCATCGAGGATGCGACTGGTGATCCGGTCAGCCCCCTCTACGACTTTTCCCTGGCGGTGGAGCGTATTCAAGCCGCGGCGGAAGCGGCGCGGGGACGCCCCTTCCTGTTGACGGCACGCGCCGAGAATTACCTATGCGGTCGCCCGGACTTGGACGACACCATCAGGCGCTTGCAAGCCTTCTCCGCGGTGGGGGCGGATGTGCTCTATGCCCCAGGCCTGCCGGATCTGGAGTCGATCAGGATGGTCTGTGCGGCCGTCGACAAGCCGGTGAACGTGGTCATGGGCCTTGCCGGCCCGACCTTTTCGGTCGCAGAACTCAGCGCCGTGGGTGTGCGGCGGATCAGCGTGGGCGGATCTTTCGCTCGGGCAGCCTTCGGTGCCCTGCTGAGGGCGGCCCAGGAGGTGCGCACCCAGGGCACCTTCGGCTACGCCCGGGAGGCCATTCCGGGCGCTACGCTGGCCGCTTTGCTTGCAGCGGAAGAGCAGAAGGGTTAG
- a CDS encoding type I secretion system permease/ATPase, with product MPYNDKTDLEQVLAACKGSFLSVGFFSLFINLLLLVPAFYMLQVYDRVLSSYSITTLIMLTLIMLLLMSTYGALEWVRSRILIRVSTRLDLLLNRRFYEASYQQALYSGGVLASAQALSDLTGLRQFLTGPGLFAFFDVPWLPLYIAVMFFFHPLFGALTIMGALLLIGLAYANERLTSRPLAEANQEHGRATQFTSKNLRNAEVVTAMGMLPSLFERWRQRNNRVLALQAKASERGGVLSTLSKTMRMILQSLILGLGAWLVIDHQITPGLMTAGSLLLGRALAPIDLMIGSWKGFVMARGQYDRLNTLLRQIPAEPQRMPLPKPKGNLAVEQIFLTPPGANQPVLKGLTFTVAAGASVGILGASAAGKSTLARALLGIWLPQTGKIRLDGADIAQWPRNELGPHLGYLPQDIELFEGSISDNIARFGPVDPEAVVEAAELAGVHEMILRLPQGYDTLIGAQGGVLSGGQRQRIGLARAVYGKPRLVVLDEPNSNLDEHGERALGVALTRLKQSGTTLLVVTHRVSALAYVDHLLVLNEGQIVLSGQRDQVLARLQGRVESSTESGGLPDGGALEAGREA from the coding sequence ATGCCCTACAACGATAAGACGGATCTCGAGCAGGTACTGGCCGCGTGCAAGGGCAGCTTTCTGTCGGTCGGCTTCTTCAGTCTGTTCATCAACCTGCTGCTGCTGGTGCCTGCGTTCTACATGCTGCAGGTGTATGACCGGGTACTCTCCAGCTACAGCATCACTACGCTGATCATGTTGACGCTGATCATGCTGCTGTTGATGTCGACCTACGGCGCCCTGGAGTGGGTCCGCTCCCGTATTCTGATCCGAGTATCCACCCGGCTCGACCTGTTGCTGAATCGCCGTTTCTACGAAGCGAGTTACCAGCAGGCCCTGTACAGCGGCGGCGTGCTAGCGTCGGCTCAAGCGCTCAGTGACCTGACTGGCCTACGTCAGTTTCTTACTGGTCCAGGCTTGTTCGCCTTCTTTGACGTGCCTTGGCTACCGCTTTACATCGCAGTGATGTTCTTCTTTCATCCGCTGTTCGGCGCCCTCACCATCATGGGTGCCTTGCTGCTGATCGGCTTGGCTTACGCCAACGAACGGCTGACCAGCAGGCCTCTGGCCGAGGCCAACCAGGAGCATGGCCGAGCGACGCAGTTCACTAGCAAGAATCTGCGAAACGCCGAGGTCGTGACGGCCATGGGCATGCTGCCCAGTCTGTTCGAGCGTTGGCGTCAGCGTAACAATCGTGTACTGGCGCTGCAGGCCAAGGCGAGCGAGCGGGGCGGTGTCTTGAGTACCCTTTCCAAGACTATGCGCATGATCCTGCAATCGCTGATCCTAGGGTTGGGCGCCTGGCTGGTCATCGATCACCAGATCACTCCAGGTTTGATGACCGCGGGCTCTTTGTTGCTGGGACGTGCTCTGGCGCCGATAGATCTTATGATCGGCAGCTGGAAAGGTTTCGTTATGGCACGGGGCCAGTACGACCGCCTTAATACCTTGTTGCGCCAAATACCGGCCGAACCGCAGCGAATGCCCTTACCCAAGCCCAAAGGTAACTTGGCCGTAGAACAGATTTTCCTGACACCACCCGGGGCCAATCAACCTGTGCTCAAGGGGCTGACCTTTACCGTGGCTGCTGGGGCGTCGGTGGGTATCCTCGGCGCCAGTGCTGCCGGCAAGTCGACCCTGGCCAGAGCATTGCTGGGTATCTGGCTACCTCAGACCGGCAAGATCCGGCTCGATGGGGCCGACATCGCCCAGTGGCCGCGGAATGAACTAGGGCCTCATCTTGGCTATCTACCCCAAGACATCGAACTCTTCGAGGGTAGCATCAGCGACAACATCGCCCGTTTCGGTCCTGTCGACCCCGAGGCGGTGGTCGAAGCGGCCGAGCTCGCGGGTGTTCACGAGATGATCCTGCGACTACCCCAGGGGTACGATACGCTCATCGGTGCTCAAGGCGGGGTCCTGTCCGGTGGACAGCGGCAACGGATTGGCTTGGCTCGTGCGGTATACGGCAAGCCAAGGCTGGTGGTGTTGGACGAACCCAACTCCAACCTGGACGAACACGGCGAGCGAGCCCTGGGGGTAGCTTTGACCCGGCTTAAACAAAGCGGAACAACGTTGCTAGTCGTGACGCATCGGGTCAGCGCCCTGGCCTACGTCGATCATCTCCTGGTGCTCAACGAAGGTCAGATCGTGCTCTCGGGGCAACGTGACCAGGTGCTGGCGCGGCTGCAGGGCCGTGTCGAGTCTTCCACGGAGTCTGGCGGACTGCCGGACGGTGGTGCGCTCGAGGCGGGTCGGGAGGCATGA
- a CDS encoding PhoX family protein, with the protein MHNEQTDLERLVHLSRRRFIGAGALAGAALFLGGGLLGRSALADAVSAANGDPLIGFANIPASTADTLVVPPGYRASVLISWGQPLHTDGPAFRPDGSPSAADQAVQFGDNNDGMAFFPFPDDPDRALMAINNEYTNYRYLLSHGTPPKSLEDTRKAQAAEGVSVIEVRRKDGQWHFVQGSPYNRRIHGNTPIAFSGPAAGHALLKTAADPDGREVLGTFQNCSSGATPWHTYLTCEENFTDVFGSRDANLKFDPAQKRYSVKHASVENDWHLHDDRFDLAQNPNELNRHGWITEIDPFDPQGKPVKRTALGRFKHENAAVTRTRDGRVVVYMGDDERGEFIYKFVSRDRLQNDPKADRNLLDHGTLYVARFDEGDHDPNRPKGRGQWLPLVHGENGLTAANGFASQAEVLIHARQAGSQVGATRMDRPEWIAVSPKDGQVYCTLTNNTKRGEDGMPVGGPNPRANNLYGQIVRWREDGDDAASQAFDWDLFVIAGNPKVHPGKPEAGSQQINAENMFNSPDGLGFDAAGRLWVLTDGKYSNKGDYEGMGNNQMLCADPRNGEMRRFLVGPVGCEVTGLAFSPDYKTMFVGIQHPGEEGGSQFPEQQPNGQPRSSVMVITREDGGVIGA; encoded by the coding sequence ATGCACAACGAACAGACCGATCTCGAACGCCTCGTCCATCTCAGTCGCCGCCGCTTCATCGGTGCCGGGGCCCTGGCCGGCGCCGCCCTGTTCCTGGGTGGCGGCCTGCTCGGCCGTAGCGCCCTCGCCGACGCGGTGAGTGCAGCCAATGGCGATCCGCTGATCGGCTTCGCCAACATCCCGGCTTCCACCGCCGACACCCTGGTGGTACCGCCCGGCTATCGCGCCAGCGTGCTCATCAGTTGGGGCCAGCCACTGCACACCGATGGCCCGGCCTTCCGTCCCGACGGCAGCCCCAGCGCTGCCGACCAGGCCGTGCAGTTCGGCGACAACAACGACGGCATGGCCTTCTTCCCCTTCCCGGACGATCCAGATCGGGCGCTGATGGCGATCAACAACGAATACACCAACTATCGCTATCTGCTCAGCCACGGCACGCCGCCCAAATCGCTGGAAGATACCCGCAAGGCCCAGGCCGCCGAGGGCGTCTCGGTGATCGAGGTGCGTCGTAAGGACGGCCAGTGGCATTTCGTCCAGGGCTCGCCCTACAACAGACGCATCCACGGCAACACGCCCATCGCCTTCAGCGGCCCGGCCGCCGGCCATGCGCTGCTCAAGACCGCCGCCGACCCGGACGGGCGCGAGGTGCTGGGCACCTTCCAGAATTGCTCCAGCGGCGCCACGCCCTGGCACACCTACCTGACCTGCGAAGAGAACTTCACCGACGTTTTCGGCAGCCGCGACGCCAACCTGAAGTTCGATCCCGCCCAGAAGCGTTACAGCGTCAAGCACGCCAGCGTGGAGAACGACTGGCACCTGCACGACGATCGCTTCGATCTGGCGCAGAATCCCAACGAACTCAATCGCCACGGCTGGATCACCGAGATCGACCCCTTCGATCCCCAAGGCAAGCCGGTCAAGCGCACCGCGCTGGGGCGCTTCAAGCACGAGAACGCCGCGGTCACCCGCACCCGCGACGGTCGCGTGGTGGTCTACATGGGCGACGACGAGCGTGGCGAGTTCATCTACAAGTTCGTCAGCCGCGATCGCCTCCAGAACGATCCCAAGGCCGATCGCAACCTGCTCGACCACGGCACCCTCTATGTCGCTCGCTTCGACGAGGGCGACCACGACCCGAACCGCCCCAAGGGCCGCGGCCAATGGTTGCCGCTGGTGCATGGCGAGAACGGCCTGACCGCCGCCAATGGCTTCGCCAGCCAAGCCGAGGTGCTCATCCATGCCCGCCAGGCCGGCAGCCAGGTCGGCGCCACGCGCATGGACCGGCCCGAGTGGATCGCCGTCAGCCCCAAGGACGGTCAGGTCTACTGCACCCTGACCAACAACACCAAGCGCGGCGAGGACGGCATGCCGGTGGGTGGCCCCAACCCCCGCGCCAACAACCTCTATGGCCAGATCGTGCGCTGGCGTGAAGACGGCGACGATGCCGCTTCCCAGGCCTTCGACTGGGATCTGTTCGTCATCGCTGGCAACCCCAAGGTACATCCGGGCAAGCCGGAAGCCGGCTCCCAGCAGATCAATGCCGAGAACATGTTCAACAGCCCCGATGGCCTGGGCTTCGACGCCGCTGGCCGGCTGTGGGTACTCACCGACGGCAAGTACAGCAACAAGGGCGACTACGAAGGCATGGGCAACAACCAGATGCTCTGCGCCGATCCGCGCAACGGCGAGATGCGCCGTTTCCTGGTCGGCCCGGTGGGATGCGAGGTGACCGGCTTGGCCTTCTCGCCGGACTACAAGACGATGTTCGTCGGCATCCAGCATCCGGGGGAGGAAGGCGGTTCCCAGTTCCCGGAACAACAGCCGAACGGCCAGCCACGCTCGTCGGTGATGGTCATCACCCGCGAAGACGGCGGAGTGATCGGCGCCTGA
- a CDS encoding cupin domain-containing protein, with protein sequence MRRQSLSILSLVLGLAPTAVALAAPAGNGQPEQLHFADDGLIPNSRLPVLLYRQVPLDGADRAAALERLFADHDWPPQWRYGVYDYHHYHPNAHEVLGVARGQATLRLGGEQGQDVAVAAGDVVVLPAGTGHRSLASSPDFLVVGAYPPDQQDFITQHADPAAHARALQVIAQVPLPTTDPVTGRDGALPELWR encoded by the coding sequence ATGCGTCGCCAATCCTTATCCATCCTGTCCTTGGTGCTGGGCCTCGCGCCCACCGCCGTCGCTCTGGCCGCGCCAGCGGGTAATGGCCAGCCCGAACAACTGCACTTCGCCGATGATGGCCTTATTCCCAACAGCCGCCTGCCCGTGCTGCTCTATCGCCAGGTGCCCCTGGACGGCGCCGACCGTGCGGCGGCCCTGGAGCGGCTGTTCGCCGACCATGACTGGCCACCGCAGTGGCGCTATGGCGTCTACGATTACCATCACTACCACCCCAATGCCCACGAGGTACTGGGCGTGGCGCGTGGTCAGGCGACCCTGCGGCTGGGCGGTGAACAGGGCCAGGACGTGGCCGTGGCGGCCGGTGACGTGGTGGTGCTACCCGCGGGTACCGGTCACCGCAGCCTGGCGTCCAGCCCGGACTTTCTGGTGGTGGGCGCCTATCCACCTGATCAGCAGGACTTCATCACCCAGCACGCCGATCCCGCAGCCCATGCCCGCGCGCTCCAGGTGATCGCCCAGGTACCCTTGCCGACGACCGATCCGGTGACTGGTCGTGATGGCGCACTACCCGAACTCTGGCGCTAA
- a CDS encoding ComF family protein has translation MSNPLYRYLQRHWQRLRPGTACALCGTWLPPGLALCEGCESELPWLGSHCQCCALPLPVDGLVCGGCLAEPPAFDQVLAPWRYAFPVDSLINGFKHRDRGSHGRLAGALLARHLQHLFDEGQPRPELLLPVPLSPQRLRQRGFNQAALLAGWLGKPLHLPVNAKLLQRVQEQHSQQGLTASERRRNLKQAFALLDEAELAGRHVALVDDVLTTGATADSLARLLKRAGVRRVDVYCLARTPPPGE, from the coding sequence ATGTCGAACCCCCTCTACCGCTATCTCCAGCGTCACTGGCAGCGTCTGCGCCCCGGAACGGCCTGTGCCCTGTGCGGTACCTGGCTACCGCCTGGGCTCGCCCTGTGCGAAGGCTGCGAAAGCGAGCTGCCCTGGCTCGGGTCGCACTGCCAGTGCTGCGCCCTGCCACTGCCGGTGGACGGACTTGTCTGCGGCGGCTGCCTGGCCGAGCCGCCGGCCTTCGACCAGGTACTGGCGCCCTGGCGCTATGCCTTTCCGGTCGACAGCCTGATCAACGGCTTCAAGCATCGCGATCGGGGCAGTCATGGCCGCCTGGCCGGGGCGCTGCTGGCGCGCCATCTGCAACACCTGTTCGACGAAGGCCAGCCACGCCCGGAACTGTTGCTGCCGGTGCCCCTGTCGCCCCAACGGCTGCGGCAGCGCGGCTTCAACCAGGCCGCCCTGCTAGCCGGCTGGCTCGGCAAGCCTCTGCACCTGCCGGTGAACGCGAAATTGTTACAGCGTGTGCAGGAACAGCACAGCCAGCAGGGCCTGACCGCCAGCGAACGTCGGCGCAATCTCAAGCAGGCGTTCGCCCTGCTGGATGAGGCCGAGCTGGCCGGTCGCCATGTGGCTCTGGTGGATGATGTCCTGACCACTGGCGCTACCGCGGATAGCCTGGCACGTCTGCTCAAGCGCGCCGGCGTCCGAAGGGTCGATGTCTATTGCCTGGCCCGTACGCCGCCGCCCGGCGAATAG
- a CDS encoding HlyD family type I secretion periplasmic adaptor subunit, translated as MLRHPALIEAEAQGLKVSDRSIRWLGFAILLVVFGLGGLWAAFAPLSSAVLAQGSVIVKSSRKTVQHLEGGILRELRVNDGDRVRAGEVLMRLDDTQARSQLETTRSQLIAAQALEARLIAERDDQKDIVFDASDSGVDDKRVREARSSERQVFEARRAARLGEIEVLRSRGVELEQQIRGLEANSQSKLSLARSYDSEIKDLSELLRQGFVSNERLRDQERSLSRLQAEIADQRSAIARAKVQRGEAQLQMLQITQKFKSEVANQLADIQSRIYELREQLRTLQDTLDRTEIRAPVDGMVMGLTVHTLGGVVAPGSHLLDIVPGAADLLIEVEVQPNDIDRIALGKPAEVRFSAFKSATTPILEGELVYVSADRFTNEKTGAPYYLARVALTERGRQELGRRELLPGMPAEVLIATGDRTLLNYLLKPARNAMARSMIEE; from the coding sequence ATGTTGAGGCATCCTGCCCTTATCGAAGCTGAAGCCCAGGGACTCAAGGTGTCCGACCGCTCTATCCGTTGGCTCGGCTTTGCCATTCTCCTTGTAGTATTTGGCCTTGGGGGGCTATGGGCGGCCTTCGCGCCGCTGAGCAGCGCCGTGCTTGCGCAGGGCTCGGTGATCGTCAAGAGCTCGCGCAAGACCGTACAACATCTGGAGGGCGGCATCCTGCGGGAGTTGCGCGTCAATGATGGTGACCGGGTGCGTGCTGGAGAGGTGCTCATGCGTCTCGATGATACCCAGGCCAGATCTCAGCTTGAGACAACGCGCAGCCAGCTTATTGCTGCCCAGGCCCTCGAAGCCCGGCTGATTGCCGAACGTGACGATCAGAAGGACATTGTCTTCGACGCTAGCGACTCCGGAGTCGACGACAAGCGTGTTCGCGAGGCGCGAAGCAGCGAGCGCCAGGTTTTCGAAGCTCGGCGTGCGGCAAGGCTGGGCGAGATCGAGGTGTTGCGGAGTCGCGGTGTCGAGCTGGAACAGCAGATCCGGGGACTCGAGGCGAACAGCCAGAGCAAGCTTAGCCTGGCGAGGTCCTACGATAGCGAAATCAAGGATCTGAGCGAACTGCTGAGGCAGGGTTTCGTCAGCAACGAGCGCCTGCGTGATCAGGAACGCAGTCTGTCCCGGCTGCAGGCGGAGATCGCAGATCAGCGATCAGCTATCGCCCGAGCTAAGGTGCAGCGTGGGGAGGCCCAACTGCAGATGCTCCAGATCACGCAGAAGTTCAAGTCCGAGGTCGCCAATCAACTGGCTGACATCCAATCCCGTATCTATGAGCTGCGTGAGCAACTGCGGACATTGCAGGATACCTTGGACCGTACCGAGATCAGGGCGCCCGTGGATGGCATGGTAATGGGGCTTACCGTCCATACCCTTGGCGGGGTAGTCGCCCCCGGTAGCCATCTGCTGGACATCGTCCCAGGCGCCGCGGACCTGTTGATAGAGGTGGAAGTCCAGCCGAACGATATTGATCGTATTGCCTTGGGTAAACCTGCTGAAGTTCGCTTCAGTGCTTTCAAGAGCGCAACCACGCCTATCCTGGAGGGGGAACTCGTCTATGTCTCCGCCGACCGCTTTACCAACGAGAAGACAGGCGCACCCTATTATCTGGCGCGAGTGGCCCTGACTGAACGAGGCCGCCAGGAGTTGGGTCGACGCGAATTGCTGCCTGGCATGCCGGCCGAGGTTCTCATCGCCACGGGTGACCGTACCTTGCTCAACTACCTCCTCAAGCCTGCTCGCAACGCCATGGCGCGTTCGATGATCGAGGAGTAA